The following are from one region of the Polaribacter marinaquae genome:
- the pta gene encoding phosphate acetyltransferase — MSKAIYIATVESDSGKSLISLGLLRMMLTKSAKVGYFRPIINEIDENGYDEHTNTAINFFNLEIDYKDCFAYTQSEVVELLSEGKEDEVIHHVIKKYKKLEANYDYVLVEGTDFSGDGGFTELDVNLMIAKNLNIPALIVGSGNGKKKKDFINTMQLSYNSFINKEVDVIGIVANKIEVDEVDYIRTELTNSFPKKLQIDIIPKIDFLSFPTVKEVLKALNGRVLFGEQFLENAIGSYSTGAMQLRNYLTRIKENALVITPGDRADIILGALQANASKNYPKIAGIILTGTLIPEESIIKLIEGVQSTVPIISVDGGTFGISNKIGSVKSKIYATHNKKILLSLDTFDKYVNAEGLTNILTSHKSDKLTPSMFQYNLLQKARVEKKHIVLPEGDDERILAAAARLQLLNIVDLTLLGDRNTIQLKCDQIGLQINLDEINILNPEDSIHNKSFANTLYQSRKHKGMTETTALDLTRDVSYYGTLMIMEGLADGMVSGAVHTTMHTIKPALQLIKTKPGVSVVSSVFFMCLSDRVSVMGDCAVNPNPNAEQLSEIAISSAQSAEAFGIKAKIAMLSYSSGSSGKGEEVEKVRKATELVKTKNPKLKIEGPIQYDAAVDISVARTKMPNSEVAGQASVLIFPDLNTGNNTYKAIQRETGALAIGPMLQGLNKPVNDLSRGCTIDDIFNTVLLTAIQANQN; from the coding sequence ATGAGTAAAGCTATATACATTGCTACTGTAGAGTCTGATAGTGGTAAATCTTTAATTTCTTTAGGTTTATTAAGAATGATGTTAACCAAATCTGCTAAGGTCGGTTACTTTAGACCTATTATAAATGAAATTGATGAAAATGGTTATGACGAACACACAAATACAGCGATAAATTTTTTCAACTTAGAAATAGATTATAAAGATTGTTTTGCCTACACGCAAAGTGAAGTTGTAGAACTTTTAAGTGAAGGAAAAGAAGATGAAGTTATACATCATGTTATAAAAAAATATAAAAAGCTAGAAGCTAATTATGATTATGTATTGGTAGAAGGTACCGATTTTTCTGGCGATGGAGGTTTTACAGAATTAGACGTAAACTTAATGATAGCCAAAAACCTTAACATTCCTGCGCTTATTGTGGGCTCTGGTAACGGTAAAAAGAAAAAAGACTTTATTAACACCATGCAATTATCTTACAATTCTTTTATAAATAAAGAAGTAGATGTTATTGGTATTGTTGCAAATAAAATTGAAGTAGATGAAGTTGATTATATTAGAACAGAACTAACAAATAGTTTTCCTAAAAAACTACAAATAGATATTATTCCTAAGATAGATTTTCTTTCTTTTCCAACTGTAAAAGAAGTTTTAAAGGCTTTAAATGGTCGTGTACTTTTTGGTGAACAATTTTTAGAAAATGCAATTGGCAGTTATAGTACTGGCGCAATGCAACTAAGAAATTATTTAACAAGAATTAAAGAAAACGCTTTGGTTATAACACCAGGCGATAGAGCAGATATTATTTTAGGCGCTTTACAAGCAAATGCTTCTAAGAATTATCCTAAAATTGCAGGAATTATCTTAACAGGAACATTAATTCCGGAAGAATCTATTATAAAATTGATAGAAGGTGTGCAATCTACTGTGCCTATTATTTCTGTTGATGGAGGTACTTTTGGTATTTCTAATAAAATTGGAAGTGTAAAGTCTAAAATATACGCAACACATAATAAAAAGATTCTTTTATCATTAGATACCTTTGATAAGTATGTAAATGCAGAGGGTTTAACAAATATCTTAACTTCACATAAATCTGACAAGTTAACACCTAGCATGTTTCAATATAACTTATTACAAAAAGCTAGAGTAGAAAAAAAACATATCGTTTTACCAGAAGGTGATGACGAGCGTATTTTGGCCGCTGCAGCTAGATTACAGTTGTTAAATATTGTAGACTTAACTTTACTTGGAGATAGAAATACTATTCAGTTAAAATGTGATCAAATAGGATTACAAATTAATTTAGATGAAATCAATATTTTAAATCCAGAAGATTCAATTCATAATAAAAGTTTTGCCAACACTTTATATCAATCAAGAAAACATAAAGGTATGACAGAAACTACTGCACTAGATTTAACTAGAGACGTTTCTTATTATGGTACTTTAATGATTATGGAAGGTTTAGCAGATGGTATGGTTTCTGGTGCAGTACATACAACAATGCACACCATAAAACCTGCATTGCAATTAATAAAAACAAAACCCGGAGTTTCTGTTGTTTCTTCTGTATTTTTTATGTGTTTATCAGATAGAGTTTCTGTGATGGGAGATTGCGCTGTAAACCCAAATCCAAATGCAGAACAATTGTCTGAAATTGCAATTTCTTCTGCTCAATCTGCAGAAGCTTTTGGTATAAAAGCTAAAATAGCAATGCTTTCTTATTCTTCTGGTAGCTCTGGTAAAGGTGAAGAAGTCGAAAAAGTTAGAAAAGCTACAGAACTTGTTAAGACAAAAAATCCTAAATTAAAAATTGAAGGACCAATACAGTATGATGCAGCGGTAGATATTTCTGTGGCAAGAACTAAAATGCCAAATTCTGAGGTTGCAGGACAAGCATCTGTTTTAATTTTTCCTGATTTAAATACCGGAAACAACACCTACAAAGCAATACAAAGAGAAACTGGCGCATTGGCAATTGGCCCAATGTTACAAGGCTTAAATAAACCTGTAAACGATTTAAGTAGAGGTTGCACTATTGATGATATTTTTAACACGGTTTTATTAACAGCAATTCAAGCAAATCAAAATTAA
- a CDS encoding acetate kinase: MNILVLNAGSSSLKYQVIEMPNETVKCVGLVERIGMEDAIFTHENNHQKTTETLPILNHKEGLHKVANTLLDSKIGVINNVSEINAVGHRVVHGGNKFNKTTIVNQEVKNSIRDLYDLAPLHNPANLTGIEIAETIFTSAKQIAIFDTAFHQTMPKEAYQYAIKNSFLEENHVRAYGFHGTSHKYVSEKAIEYLGKEHSKNIISIHLGNGCSMTAIKNGKCIDTSMGFAPSNGLIMGTRSGDIDHSVLFFLMKKLNLSLKETSNLLNKNSGMKGLTGFSDLREISEKAMNGNQDCENALNLAAYRIKKYIGSYNAALNGLDAIIFTAGIGENSALMRKLACDNLEALSIQLDHDKNSIRSKEIREIQAKKSKVKVLIIPTNEELEIAKQSYQLLIQ; encoded by the coding sequence ATGAATATTTTAGTTTTAAATGCAGGTTCTTCTTCTTTAAAATATCAAGTTATTGAAATGCCAAACGAAACCGTTAAATGTGTTGGTTTGGTAGAAAGAATTGGTATGGAAGATGCTATTTTTACACACGAAAACAATCATCAAAAAACTACAGAAACTTTACCAATTTTAAATCATAAAGAGGGTTTACATAAAGTTGCAAATACCTTGTTAGATTCTAAAATAGGTGTAATTAATAATGTTTCTGAAATTAATGCAGTTGGTCATCGAGTTGTTCATGGTGGTAATAAATTTAACAAAACAACAATTGTTAACCAAGAAGTTAAAAACAGTATTAGAGATTTATATGACCTGGCTCCATTGCACAATCCTGCAAATTTAACCGGAATAGAAATTGCAGAAACTATTTTTACTTCTGCAAAACAAATTGCAATTTTTGATACCGCTTTCCATCAAACAATGCCAAAAGAGGCGTATCAATATGCTATTAAAAATTCTTTTTTAGAAGAAAATCATGTTAGAGCATATGGTTTTCATGGTACTAGTCATAAATACGTTTCAGAGAAAGCAATAGAATATTTAGGAAAAGAACATTCTAAAAATATTATAAGTATTCATCTTGGTAATGGTTGTAGTATGACGGCAATAAAAAATGGTAAATGTATTGATACTTCAATGGGTTTTGCACCATCTAATGGATTGATTATGGGCACTCGCTCTGGAGACATCGATCATTCTGTACTATTCTTTCTGATGAAAAAATTAAATCTGTCTTTAAAGGAAACATCAAATTTATTAAACAAAAATTCTGGTATGAAAGGGCTTACAGGTTTTTCTGATTTAAGAGAAATTTCTGAAAAAGCGATGAACGGAAATCAAGATTGTGAAAACGCTTTAAACCTAGCTGCTTATAGAATAAAAAAATATATAGGCTCTTATAATGCTGCTTTAAACGGATTAGATGCTATTATTTTTACAGCTGGTATTGGAGAAAATTCTGCTTTAATGAGAAAATTAGCATGCGACAATTTAGAAGCTCTAAGTATACAATTAGATCATGATAAAAATAGTATTCGATCTAAAGAAATTAGAGAAATACAAGCTAAAAAATCTAAAGTTAAAGTATTAATTATACCTACAAACGAAGAATTAGAAATCGCAAAGCAATCGTATCAATTATTAATTCAATAA